Proteins from one Natrinema salinisoli genomic window:
- a CDS encoding Gfo/Idh/MocA family protein, producing MIGDGIGVGIVGLGGMGNLHARSVTELGANVVAGADLVPEQRDRFAEEYGARTYETHDELVADDAVDAVIVTTPNRFHEPIAAAALERDLDVLVEKPLAHTLESAERIAEAAARSAGICMVGFHNRHAASMAMFDEQHARGRFGDLTHVEANYVRRRGVPGPGSWFTDPELAGGGSLLDIGVHALDLALYALDFPEIVEVSGVSRTTFGTSEEYADPDGFGDNWDAEAETYEVDDSVSAFIRCADGQTISLEAAWATNREESMDFRVRGTEAGAQFDIGDTDLRILEAGTAGCDHYTNVDMTGDAAVTGYGEQDEQFLEAIATAGAPETNTVEEALTVQRVIDAIYRSSESGRATTLADSRISEAQLEQAARLD from the coding sequence GTCGCGGGCGCGGACCTCGTCCCGGAACAACGCGACCGCTTCGCCGAGGAGTACGGCGCGCGGACGTACGAGACTCACGACGAGCTCGTCGCCGACGACGCGGTCGACGCCGTCATCGTGACGACGCCCAACCGGTTCCACGAACCGATCGCGGCCGCAGCCCTCGAGCGAGATCTGGACGTTCTCGTCGAGAAACCGCTCGCGCACACGTTGGAAAGTGCCGAGCGGATCGCGGAGGCCGCGGCCCGATCGGCGGGGATCTGTATGGTCGGGTTCCACAACCGACACGCCGCGTCGATGGCCATGTTCGACGAGCAACACGCGCGCGGCCGTTTCGGCGACCTCACACACGTCGAAGCCAACTACGTCCGTCGGCGCGGCGTTCCCGGCCCCGGCTCGTGGTTCACCGACCCCGAACTCGCTGGCGGCGGCTCCCTGCTCGACATCGGCGTTCACGCCCTCGACCTCGCACTCTACGCGCTCGACTTCCCCGAGATCGTCGAAGTGAGCGGCGTCTCGCGGACGACCTTCGGCACCAGCGAGGAGTACGCCGACCCCGACGGGTTCGGCGACAACTGGGACGCCGAGGCGGAGACCTACGAGGTCGACGACTCCGTCAGCGCCTTCATCCGCTGTGCCGACGGGCAGACCATCTCGCTCGAGGCCGCGTGGGCGACCAATCGCGAGGAGAGCATGGATTTCCGCGTGCGCGGCACCGAGGCGGGTGCCCAGTTCGACATCGGCGACACCGACCTGCGGATCCTCGAAGCCGGAACGGCCGGCTGCGATCACTACACCAACGTCGACATGACCGGCGACGCCGCTGTGACCGGCTACGGCGAACAGGACGAACAGTTCCTCGAGGCGATCGCGACGGCCGGTGCCCCGGAAACGAACACGGTCGAGGAAGCGCTGACGGTCCAGCGCGTCATCGACGCGATCTACCGCTCGAGCGAGTCCGGCCGGGCGACGACGCTCGCTGACTCCCGTATCAGCGAGGCCCAACTCGAGCAGGCGGCGCGGCTCGACTGA
- the psmB gene encoding archaeal proteasome endopeptidase complex subunit beta translates to MHTPTHDSDFSRTVDKLADDPNPYEPEVGSMPENDMSRADLDNVNKTGTTTIGISTADGVIIATDMRASLGGRFVSNKNVQKVEQIHPTGALTLVGSVGGAQSFISTLRAEVNLYEARRGENMSIDALATLAGNFARGGPFFAIHPILGGVDDEGSHVYSIDPAGGVMGDDYTVTGSGMQLAYGHLEQAYEPDMSNEEAKTVAARGIKSAVERDTGSGNGVFLAEITGEGVDIHGHHDFDDVL, encoded by the coding sequence ATGCATACGCCCACACACGACTCGGACTTCTCTCGGACGGTCGACAAGTTGGCCGACGATCCGAACCCCTACGAGCCGGAAGTCGGATCGATGCCGGAAAACGATATGAGCCGGGCCGATCTGGACAACGTCAACAAGACCGGAACGACGACGATCGGTATCTCCACCGCCGACGGCGTCATCATCGCGACGGACATGCGCGCCAGCCTCGGCGGCCGATTCGTCTCGAACAAGAACGTCCAGAAGGTCGAGCAGATCCACCCCACCGGCGCGCTCACTCTCGTCGGCAGCGTCGGCGGTGCCCAGTCGTTCATCTCGACGCTTCGCGCCGAAGTCAACCTCTACGAGGCCCGTCGCGGAGAGAACATGAGTATCGACGCGCTGGCGACGCTCGCAGGTAACTTCGCCCGCGGTGGCCCGTTCTTCGCCATCCACCCGATCCTCGGCGGCGTCGACGACGAGGGCAGCCACGTCTACAGCATCGATCCCGCCGGCGGGGTCATGGGCGACGACTACACCGTCACCGGCAGCGGGATGCAACTCGCCTACGGCCACCTCGAGCAGGCCTACGAGCCGGACATGTCCAACGAGGAAGCGAAGACCGTCGCGGCTCGCGGCATCAAGTCCGCCGTCGAGCGCGACACCGGCTCCGGGAACGGCGTCTTCCTCGCGGAGATCACCGGCGAGGGCGTCGACATCCACGGCCACCACGACTTCGACGACGTCCTCTAG
- a CDS encoding DUF555 domain-containing protein, with protein MGNYLVAMEAAWLVRDVDAIDDAIGVAVSEAGKRLNSEDMDYVEVEVGATGCPACGEPFDSAFIAADTALVGLALEMEVFNADGEEHASRIAKSEVGGALRDVPLSVVDIIETETEDE; from the coding sequence ATGGGCAATTATCTCGTCGCGATGGAAGCGGCATGGCTCGTTCGTGACGTCGATGCGATCGACGACGCGATCGGCGTCGCCGTTAGCGAAGCCGGGAAGCGACTCAACAGCGAAGACATGGACTACGTCGAGGTCGAGGTCGGCGCGACGGGCTGTCCGGCCTGTGGCGAACCGTTCGACTCCGCCTTCATCGCGGCCGACACCGCGCTCGTGGGCCTCGCACTCGAGATGGAGGTCTTCAACGCCGACGGAGAGGAACACGCCTCGCGAATCGCAAAGAGCGAGGTCGGCGGCGCGCTGCGCGACGTGCCGCTGTCGGTCGTCGATATCATCGAGACGGAAACGGAAGACGAGTAA
- a CDS encoding CBS domain-containing protein — MELPTPADLRQRRTELGLTQSELADTADVSQPLIARIEGGDVDPRLSTLRRIVNALEKAESDVIRADDLMNEAVVSVAPGDPVSQAAQKMEEEAYSQLAVIQDGIPVGSISQGDLVHLDSADRDEPVEEHMSESFPTVSKDATLDEISNLLEHYKAVMITEAGETVGIITEADIAARLS, encoded by the coding sequence ATGGAACTCCCGACGCCCGCGGATCTCCGTCAGCGCCGTACCGAACTCGGGCTCACCCAGAGCGAACTGGCCGACACGGCCGACGTCTCCCAGCCGCTGATCGCCCGCATCGAAGGCGGCGACGTCGACCCGCGCCTGTCGACGCTCCGGCGGATCGTCAACGCCCTCGAGAAGGCCGAGAGCGACGTCATCCGCGCCGACGATCTGATGAACGAGGCCGTTGTCAGCGTCGCCCCCGGCGATCCCGTCAGTCAGGCCGCCCAGAAGATGGAGGAAGAGGCCTACTCGCAGCTGGCAGTCATTCAGGACGGCATTCCCGTGGGATCGATCAGTCAGGGCGACCTCGTCCACCTCGACTCGGCGGACCGGGACGAACCCGTCGAGGAACACATGAGCGAGAGCTTTCCGACCGTCTCGAAAGACGCTACCCTGGACGAAATCAGCAACCTCCTCGAGCACTACAAGGCCGTGATGATCACCGAAGCCGGCGAGACCGTCGGCATCATCACCGAGGCCGATATCGCGGCGCGGCTGTCCTGA
- a CDS encoding MFS transporter yields the protein MAAVAGTKWRALVLVGVAELFAMTLWFSGTAVGPELAEMWALTPAETAWLTNAVQLGFVVGALVSASLTIADVVRPRSLFAGCAFAGAASTALIAGAVDSGFPAIVLRFLTGVALAGVYPTGMKMMASWFVRGRGLAIGVLVGALTVGSASPHLLRAIGGIGQPRLVLYGTAAIATVGGLLALAYEDGPHQPETAPFDPSAIRRIVSDRGVVLANTGYFGHMWELYAVWTWIPVYLLASFEASGTANPEQRAALLAFGTIAIGGVGAWLAGSAADRVGRSLVTSASMIVSGAACLLAGVVYGSSLAVVSPFVLVWGFVIVADSAQFSTAVSELADDSYVGSALTLQTAVGFLITIGSIQLVPIVQRVVGWQWAFAPLAIGPLIGTLAMLRLRTLPESEKLAGGRG from the coding sequence ATGGCAGCAGTTGCTGGGACCAAGTGGCGTGCGCTCGTCCTCGTGGGGGTCGCGGAACTGTTCGCGATGACGCTATGGTTCAGCGGGACGGCGGTGGGACCGGAGTTGGCCGAGATGTGGGCCCTCACGCCTGCCGAGACGGCCTGGCTGACCAACGCCGTCCAACTCGGGTTCGTCGTGGGCGCACTCGTTTCGGCCTCGTTGACCATCGCAGACGTCGTCCGACCGCGGTCCCTCTTCGCCGGCTGTGCGTTCGCCGGCGCGGCGTCGACGGCCCTCATCGCGGGAGCCGTCGACAGCGGGTTCCCGGCTATCGTCCTTCGGTTTCTCACCGGCGTCGCGCTAGCAGGAGTCTATCCGACCGGCATGAAGATGATGGCCTCGTGGTTCGTCCGGGGCCGCGGGCTCGCCATCGGCGTCCTCGTCGGCGCGCTCACCGTCGGCTCGGCGTCGCCACACCTCCTCCGGGCCATCGGCGGAATCGGACAGCCCCGACTCGTATTGTACGGGACGGCGGCCATCGCAACGGTAGGCGGGCTCCTCGCGCTGGCGTACGAGGACGGTCCGCATCAACCGGAAACGGCACCCTTCGACCCGAGCGCGATCCGTCGCATCGTCTCCGATCGCGGCGTCGTCCTCGCGAACACCGGGTACTTCGGTCACATGTGGGAACTCTACGCGGTCTGGACGTGGATCCCGGTCTATCTCCTTGCCAGCTTCGAGGCCAGCGGGACGGCGAACCCCGAACAGCGCGCGGCGCTGCTCGCGTTCGGGACGATCGCAATCGGCGGGGTCGGGGCGTGGCTCGCCGGATCGGCCGCCGACCGCGTCGGTCGATCGCTCGTCACCAGCGCGTCGATGATCGTCTCCGGAGCGGCGTGCCTCCTCGCGGGAGTGGTCTACGGCTCCAGTCTCGCCGTGGTGTCCCCCTTCGTGCTCGTCTGGGGCTTCGTCATCGTCGCGGACTCCGCACAGTTCTCGACGGCGGTTTCCGAACTCGCGGACGACAGCTACGTCGGCTCCGCGCTGACGCTCCAGACGGCCGTCGGCTTTCTGATCACCATCGGGTCGATCCAACTCGTCCCAATCGTCCAACGCGTGGTCGGCTGGCAGTGGGCGTTCGCCCCGCTCGCGATCGGACCGCTGATCGGGACGCTCGCCATGCTCAGGCTTCGAACGCTGCCGGAATCGGAGAAGTTGGCCGGCGGCCGAGGATAG
- a CDS encoding PadR family transcriptional regulator, which translates to MSTDVGTPEGANTRALVRFVTQETRFALLSNILQHPDELPSMYELEQLNPSVSDATVYKHVQKLIDAGIVEAVELPDDERRQGYPWKFYRLTDEGREFLENHNLLAAEETLQRIYETISDKPEKMVKYENAPRPDLE; encoded by the coding sequence ATGAGCACTGACGTGGGGACTCCGGAGGGGGCGAACACGCGGGCACTCGTCCGGTTCGTGACCCAGGAAACGCGATTCGCACTGCTTTCCAATATTCTCCAACACCCCGACGAGCTGCCGTCGATGTACGAACTCGAACAGCTCAACCCCAGCGTGAGCGACGCGACGGTCTACAAGCACGTCCAGAAGCTGATCGACGCCGGGATCGTCGAGGCCGTCGAACTTCCGGACGACGAGCGTCGGCAGGGGTATCCATGGAAATTCTATCGGCTGACTGATGAGGGACGCGAATTCCTCGAGAACCACAACCTGCTCGCGGCCGAGGAGACACTTCAGCGGATCTACGAGACGATTTCCGATAAACCCGAGAAGATGGTCAAATACGAGAACGCGCCGCGTCCCGACCTCGAGTAG